From one Plantibacter flavus genomic stretch:
- a CDS encoding YbjQ family protein translates to MLISTMNDVPGRQVTEVLGEVTGLTVRARNAGVQLGANFKALLGGELSGLTKQLAESREEAKQRLIEAATALGADAVLAMRFDAAEVGQNYQEVVAYGTAVKLG, encoded by the coding sequence ATGCTGATCTCGACGATGAACGATGTCCCCGGCCGCCAGGTCACCGAGGTGCTGGGCGAGGTGACCGGACTCACGGTCCGTGCACGCAACGCGGGCGTGCAACTCGGCGCCAACTTCAAGGCACTGCTGGGCGGTGAGCTCTCCGGGCTCACCAAGCAGCTCGCTGAGAGCCGCGAGGAAGCGAAGCAGCGACTCATCGAGGCGGCCACCGCGCTCGGTGCCGACGCGGTGCTCGCGATGCGGTTCGACGCGGCCGAGGTCGGGCAGAACTACCAGGAGGTCGTCGCCTACGGCACCGCCGTCAAGCTCGGCTGA
- a CDS encoding dipeptide ABC transporter ATP-binding protein, which produces MSQSTPTTGPRDLGTTDIVSIRDLGVSFSTDAGAVKAINDISLSVAPREIVAIVGESGSGKTVTAKTILGLLPETATASGAVVLRSRDGSTEQDVVTASAEQLRSIRGSDAAMVFQEPSTALNPVYKVGWQIAEGLRAHGSYTKAEARAKAIDILRRVGIPEPEERVDYFPHQFSGGQKQRIVIAMALVLDPGLIVADEPTTALDVTVQAEILDLLRRCRDEFGTAIVLITHNMGVVADLADRVVVMYQGDIVEEAPVQELFSSPKAEYTKKLLSSVPHVGRGKSSAPAEVERGKQLQLGEPVVVAKGLEIEYPGRFGRAGFRAVKGVDFTIHAGEVLGLVGESGSGKTTIGRAIAGLTKVTGGSLSVLGVEMNRVKEREFAPKRREIGFVFQDPATSFNPLLTIAECVAEPLIVHGRFGDTRAARRRVDELLEAVQLPKAFGDRFPHELSGGQRQRASLARALALEPALLVADEPTSALDVSVQARVLELFAELQREFGFASLFISHDLAVVDVLADRIVVLYRGDIVEEGPGSTVLGAPNDDYTRRLLASLPVPDPAEQAVRREELKRLRA; this is translated from the coding sequence ATGAGCCAGTCGACGCCGACCACCGGTCCACGCGACCTCGGTACCACGGACATCGTCAGCATCCGCGACCTCGGGGTCTCGTTCTCGACCGACGCCGGCGCGGTGAAGGCGATCAACGACATCTCGCTGTCGGTCGCACCGCGCGAGATCGTCGCGATCGTCGGCGAGTCCGGCTCGGGCAAGACGGTCACGGCCAAGACCATCCTCGGCCTGCTCCCGGAGACGGCGACGGCCTCCGGCGCGGTCGTGCTGCGCTCCCGCGACGGTTCGACCGAGCAGGACGTCGTCACGGCGTCGGCTGAGCAGCTGCGGTCCATCCGCGGCAGCGACGCGGCGATGGTGTTCCAGGAACCGTCGACCGCGCTCAACCCCGTCTACAAGGTGGGCTGGCAGATCGCCGAAGGTCTCCGCGCGCACGGTTCGTACACGAAGGCCGAGGCACGGGCCAAGGCCATCGACATCCTGCGTCGCGTCGGCATCCCGGAGCCGGAGGAGCGGGTCGACTACTTCCCGCACCAGTTCTCCGGCGGGCAGAAGCAGCGCATCGTCATCGCGATGGCGCTCGTGCTCGACCCCGGACTGATCGTGGCCGACGAGCCGACGACCGCGCTCGACGTCACGGTGCAGGCGGAGATCCTCGACCTCCTGCGTCGGTGCCGCGACGAGTTCGGGACGGCCATCGTCCTCATCACCCACAACATGGGCGTCGTCGCCGACCTCGCCGACCGCGTCGTTGTCATGTACCAGGGCGACATCGTCGAGGAGGCTCCCGTCCAGGAGCTGTTCTCCTCACCGAAGGCCGAGTACACGAAGAAGCTCCTGTCGTCGGTGCCGCACGTCGGCCGCGGCAAGAGCTCCGCGCCGGCCGAGGTCGAGCGCGGCAAGCAGCTGCAGCTCGGTGAGCCGGTGGTGGTCGCGAAGGGGCTCGAGATCGAGTACCCGGGCCGTTTCGGGCGTGCCGGGTTCCGGGCGGTCAAGGGCGTCGACTTCACGATCCACGCGGGCGAGGTCCTCGGCCTGGTGGGGGAGTCGGGGTCGGGCAAGACCACGATCGGCCGCGCGATCGCCGGGCTCACCAAGGTGACCGGTGGCTCGCTGTCGGTGCTCGGTGTGGAGATGAACCGGGTGAAGGAGCGCGAGTTCGCTCCGAAGCGCCGCGAGATCGGGTTCGTGTTCCAGGACCCGGCGACGAGCTTCAACCCACTGCTCACGATCGCGGAGTGCGTGGCGGAGCCGCTCATCGTGCACGGTCGCTTCGGCGACACACGGGCGGCCCGACGCCGGGTGGACGAGCTGCTCGAAGCGGTCCAGCTGCCGAAGGCGTTCGGCGACCGGTTCCCGCACGAGCTCTCCGGTGGGCAACGGCAGCGCGCTTCGCTCGCGCGGGCGTTGGCGCTCGAACCGGCACTGCTGGTCGCCGACGAACCGACCTCGGCACTCGACGTGTCGGTGCAGGCTCGCGTGCTGGAGCTCTTCGCCGAGCTGCAGCGCGAGTTCGGGTTCGCGTCGCTGTTCATCAGCCATGACCTCGCGGTGGTCGACGTGCTCGCCGACCGCATCGTCGTGCTGTACCGCGGCGACATCGTCGAGGAGGGGCCGGGCTCCACCGTGCTCGGTGCGCCGAACGACGACTACACGCGCCGTCTCCTCGCGTCGCTCCCCGTGCCAGACCCGGCCGAGCAGGCCGTCCGTCGTGAGGAGCTCAAGCGCCTCCGCGCCTGA
- a CDS encoding ABC transporter permease gives MSAPTATTAVQTAPAKRPLRERLPVVKQFRQSVGLQRAMLVIGLVVTGVFVLIAILAPLVAPYRFNQLRGDDGSFGTQQAPNATNLLGTTVGGYDVLSRVLWGAQTALFVIVAAIILSIFIGVLLGLVAGYFGGWLDRVLVVVCDAVYAFPSLLLAIVMSIVISRGQSSLWGGILAAAISITVVFIPQYFRVIRSEVVRIKSEAFVESAKVIGASSSRIMFRHVLRNATRTLPLIITLNASEAILTLAGLGFLGFGIEPTAAAEWGYDLNRSVSDVTSGIWWTALFPGLAIVLVVLGITLVGESLNDLSDPRLRSRRRVGASSGSVAATSSITTTGGTPDSPGGAGMMDAESLGAVSDAAADSDLENRREDERS, from the coding sequence ATGAGTGCTCCGACAGCCACCACGGCCGTTCAGACCGCGCCGGCGAAGCGACCGTTGCGGGAACGTCTCCCCGTCGTCAAGCAGTTCCGGCAGTCGGTCGGGCTGCAGCGGGCGATGCTCGTCATCGGTCTCGTCGTCACGGGCGTGTTCGTGCTCATCGCGATCCTCGCGCCGCTCGTCGCGCCCTACCGGTTCAACCAGCTGCGCGGCGACGACGGTTCGTTCGGCACGCAGCAGGCGCCGAACGCGACGAACCTCCTCGGCACGACCGTCGGCGGGTACGACGTCCTGTCCCGGGTGCTCTGGGGAGCCCAGACCGCGCTCTTCGTCATCGTGGCCGCGATCATCCTGTCGATCTTCATCGGCGTCCTGCTCGGGCTCGTCGCCGGATACTTCGGCGGCTGGCTCGACCGCGTGCTCGTGGTCGTCTGCGACGCGGTTTACGCCTTCCCGTCGCTGCTGCTCGCGATCGTCATGTCGATCGTCATCAGCCGCGGCCAGTCGAGCCTCTGGGGCGGCATCCTCGCCGCCGCGATCTCGATCACCGTGGTCTTCATCCCGCAGTATTTCCGGGTCATCCGCTCCGAGGTCGTGCGCATCAAGAGCGAGGCGTTCGTCGAGTCGGCGAAGGTCATCGGTGCGTCGAGCTCCCGCATCATGTTCCGCCACGTGCTGCGGAACGCGACCCGGACGCTGCCGCTCATCATCACCCTCAACGCCTCCGAGGCCATCCTCACGCTCGCTGGGCTCGGCTTCCTCGGGTTCGGCATCGAGCCGACCGCGGCCGCCGAGTGGGGTTACGACCTCAACCGGTCCGTCTCCGACGTCACGAGCGGGATCTGGTGGACCGCGCTGTTCCCCGGCCTCGCGATCGTGCTCGTCGTGCTCGGCATCACCCTCGTCGGTGAGAGCCTCAACGACCTGTCCGACCCGCGTCTGCGCAGCCGTCGTCGGGTCGGTGCGTCGAGTGGATCGGTCGCTGCGACGTCGAGCATCACGACCACCGGTGGCACGCCCGACAGCCCCGGTGGCGCCGGGATGATGGACGCCGAATCGCTGGGAGCCGTGAGCGACGCCGCGGCGGACAGCGATCTGGAGAACCGACGAGAGGACGAGCGCTCATGA
- a CDS encoding ABC transporter permease, with protein MTAAVATPPPKAARRSGGGGLWRYLVIRFLLIIPTVFILVTMVFFLMRLTGDPITAALGGRLPADQLAERISAAGYDRPIFIQYVEFLGQIAVGNFGTTISDNRPVIEVLLTYGSATLELAIYALIVAFIVGIPLGMLAAARRDRWQDAGLRVFAILSYATPVFFAGLLLKLIFSVWLGILPVAGRASTGTELTLQTISSPSGIYLIDAIRLGDPTAISDVLAHAVLPAIALGLLTAGVFLRLVRTNVIGTLGSGYVDAARSRGVSEFRLVTKHAYRPALIPIITVIGLQIALLLAGAVLTETTFEWKGLGFMLSEYLKARDFVAVQGIVALLAVIVALTNFIVDIIAAIIDPRVRY; from the coding sequence ATGACGGCAGCTGTCGCAACCCCACCCCCCAAGGCGGCCAGACGTTCCGGAGGTGGCGGACTCTGGCGGTACCTCGTCATCCGCTTCCTGCTGATCATCCCGACGGTGTTCATCCTCGTCACCATGGTCTTCTTCCTGATGCGCCTGACCGGTGATCCGATCACCGCAGCGCTCGGAGGCCGACTCCCGGCCGATCAGCTCGCGGAACGCATCAGTGCCGCCGGCTACGACCGGCCCATCTTCATCCAGTACGTCGAGTTCCTCGGACAGATCGCGGTCGGCAACTTCGGCACGACGATCTCCGACAACCGGCCGGTCATCGAGGTCCTCCTCACGTACGGCTCCGCGACCCTCGAACTCGCGATCTACGCGCTCATCGTCGCCTTCATCGTCGGCATCCCGCTCGGCATGCTCGCCGCCGCCCGCCGTGACCGCTGGCAGGACGCGGGCCTCCGCGTCTTCGCGATCCTCAGCTACGCCACCCCGGTGTTCTTCGCCGGCCTGCTGCTCAAGCTCATCTTCTCCGTCTGGCTCGGGATCCTCCCGGTCGCCGGGCGAGCGAGCACCGGCACCGAGCTGACGCTCCAGACCATCTCGAGCCCGTCCGGCATCTACCTGATCGACGCGATCCGCCTCGGCGATCCGACGGCGATCAGCGACGTCCTCGCCCACGCGGTGCTCCCGGCGATCGCCCTCGGCCTGTTGACGGCCGGCGTTTTCCTGCGGCTGGTCCGCACCAACGTCATCGGCACGCTCGGTTCCGGCTACGTCGATGCGGCCCGGTCGCGCGGCGTCAGTGAGTTCCGGCTCGTGACGAAGCACGCCTACCGTCCGGCGCTCATCCCGATCATCACGGTCATCGGCCTCCAGATCGCGCTCCTCCTCGCGGGCGCGGTCCTCACCGAGACGACGTTCGAATGGAAGGGCCTCGGCTTCATGCTGAGCGAGTACCTCAAGGCGCGTGACTTCGTCGCCGTCCAGGGGATCGTCGCGCTGCTGGCCGTCATCGTCGCCCTGACCAACTTCATCGTCGACATCATCGCGGCGATCATCGACCCGAGGGTGAGGTACTGA